A genomic segment from Leptolyngbya boryana PCC 6306 encodes:
- a CDS encoding IS1 family transposase: TRIKRLARKTICFSKTEKMHDTVIGLFINRHEFGRAV, translated from the coding sequence GAACTCGGATCAAGCGGCTTGCCAGAAAGACGATCTGTTTTTCCAAGACTGAGAAGATGCATGATACTGTGATTGGATTATTCATCAATCGTCATGAGTTCGGGCGAGCAGTATAA